The genomic window CCCGGAATTTAAAAATATTTATCAGAAAATTCATCTTGCAGACTGGGAAAAGTCAACCGAAATCATTAATGGTTTCAATCTAAAAAAGATCGAATGCGACTTTTTCGAGCTGAAAAACATAGACTTACCCAAAATAAACCTCGTGTACTACGATTGCTTTGGGGCAAGGGTTCAGCCGGATCTTTGGGAAAAACCTCTCTTTGAAATGGTTTCTGACAAAATGGCGGTTAACGGTTTGTTAACAACCTATTCTTCCAAAGGCAGCGTCCGAAGGATCCTCCAGGAGCTGAATTTTCAGGTGGAGAAAAAACAGGGCCCTCCGGGTAAGAGGGAGATGATTAATGCGGTAAAGTTATAGAATGGAGGCTGGATGATGGAAGCCGGAAGTATACGGCTGTCTGCTTATCATCTGAGATTTATATATTCAAATGTTTACTGGTAAATAAAAGAAGATCATCAGGCATATCCTAAAGTACATAGTTTACTTTCAAAGCAAATACTATATTAATAATCCTCGTTTATTCATTTAAAATCTCTGTGAGTAGCAAATTAATAGATAAAAATACCATCAATAGAAATGGGCTTTAGCCCATTTAATACAGATTTAATATTAGATTGGCTTTAACCGAAAGTTATTAGAGACTTCAGTTAAAGCCAGTTTTCGATAGCAATCATCAAAAATAGACTTTCCCGCTCAATATAAAATTTTTGATCAATATCATGATGCCTTTACTATCGTCACAGCAGAACCTTCAACTTCCTCCCATCCCCATTTCGCCCGTTTCATCTAAAATTCCTACATTAGCCCTACAAATTATTAGATATGATAGACAAGATCAACATCAGGGTATATGCCTGTGCGGTGAAGGATAAAAAAGTATTGACTTTGTTTGAAGAATATGCCGGTGAACCTTTGATGAAGTTTCCGGGCGGCGGACTGGAATTTGGCGAAGGATTAATAGAATGCCTGCATCGTGAATTCGATGAAGAGCTGAATGTAAAAATAGAAATCGTAGAACATTTTTATACGCAGGAAGGTTTTCTGGTATCGCGCTTCAGGGAAAACGAACAGCTGCTGACCATTTATTATATCGTTAATATCATCAATGAACAGGATTTCCTAATCCTCGATCCGTGTATCGAAAGAACGGAATGGGTGGATATTGACAGACCAGACAATCCGTTCCCGCTACCGGTAGATCAAATTGTTTTCGATAAGTTAAAAGAAAAATTCCTGTAAG from Chryseobacterium sp. SORGH_AS_0447 includes these protein-coding regions:
- the mnmD gene encoding tRNA (5-methylaminomethyl-2-thiouridine)(34)-methyltransferase MnmD; the protein is MKREIKTTNDGSKTLYINELNENYHSHHGALQEAEHVFIKNGLNLINDYEINILELGFGTGLNVLVTINEYLKTDKSHIINYFTLEKYPINTSEIDDLAYFELFDNPEFKNIYQKIHLADWEKSTEIINGFNLKKIECDFFELKNIDLPKINLVYYDCFGARVQPDLWEKPLFEMVSDKMAVNGLLTTYSSKGSVRRILQELNFQVEKKQGPPGKREMINAVKL
- a CDS encoding NUDIX domain-containing protein, which codes for MIDKINIRVYACAVKDKKVLTLFEEYAGEPLMKFPGGGLEFGEGLIECLHREFDEELNVKIEIVEHFYTQEGFLVSRFRENEQLLTIYYIVNIINEQDFLILDPCIERTEWVDIDRPDNPFPLPVDQIVFDKLKEKFL